From the genome of bacterium, one region includes:
- the rplP gene encoding 50S ribosomal protein L16, which yields MLMPRKVKYRKRQRGRMKGKAFRGNRLSFGEYGLQALEPGWLTARQIEAARVAMTRKIKRGGRIWIRVFPDKPTTEKPAETRMGKGKGPPKDWVARVLPGKILYEMEGVSETLAKEAIRLASQKIGIKTRFVSHGIVFDLGAQGGGV from the coding sequence ATGTTAATGCCGCGCAAGGTCAAGTATCGTAAACGTCAACGTGGTCGGATGAAGGGGAAGGCCTTTCGAGGCAACAGGTTGTCCTTCGGCGAGTATGGTCTTCAGGCGTTGGAGCCTGGCTGGCTAACTGCTCGTCAGATCGAGGCTGCTAGGGTTGCGATGACGCGTAAGATCAAGAGAGGCGGAAGGATCTGGATTCGTGTTTTCCCTGACAAGCCTACGACGGAGAAGCCTGCGGAGACGCGGATGGGCAAGGGCAAGGGTCCTCCCAAGGATTGGGTTGCGCGGGTCTTGCCGGGAAAGATACTCTACGAGATGGAGGGAGTATCAGAGACATTGGCAAAAGAGGCGATTCGGCTGGCATCGCAGAAAATTGGTATTAAGACACGATTTGTGTCCCACGGGATTGTTTTTGACTTAGGAGCTCAGGGGGGAGGAGTTTAA